In the genome of Zobellia nedashkovskayae, the window TGTGAAAACAACGGTTATGCCATGGGTACTTCAGTAGAAAGAACATCGTATTCTACAGAAATTTGGAAACTAGGTTTGGGTTATGAGATGCCATGTGGTCCTGTTGACGGTATGGATCCTGTTACCGTAGCTCAGGAAGTTAGTAAAGCTGTGGATAGAGCACGCTCTGGAGGTGGACCAACTTTTCTTGAAATGAAAACATACAGATATAGAGGTCACTCTATGTCAGATGCGCAGCATTATAGAACTAAGGATGAGGTAAAGGAATATCAGAAGATAGATCCTATTACTCAAGTGCTCGATATTATTAAAGAGAATAATTACGCATCCGAAGAAGATATAAAGGCAATAGACAAAAAGGTTAAAGAGTTGGTTTTAGAATGTGAGAAATTCGCAGACGAATCTGACTACCCACCAGTACAGCAATTGTACGATATGGTCTATGAGCAAGAAGATTTTCCATTTGTAGAACATAAATAATTAGCTAAAATGGCAGAAGTAATAAACATGCCCCGCTTGAGCGATACCATGGAAGAAGGTACCGTAGCCAAATGGTTGAAAAACGTTGGTGACAAAGTAGAGGAAGGCGATATACTTGCAGAAATAGAGACGGATAAAGCCACAATGGAATTTGAGTCTTTCTATGAAGGTACTTTGTTGCATATTGGTATTGCAGAAGGAGACGGAGCCCCGGTAGATTCTTTGTTAGCTATTATTGGCGAAGAAGGAGAGGATATTTCATCACTTTTAAATGGTAGTGCAAGTACTTCGGAAGATGAAGATACTGAGGAAGCTAGTGAGCCAGAGAGTAATAGTTCTGAAAGTTCCGATGATGCTTCTGCAGAAGTTCCTGAAGGTGTTGAAATCGTAAAGATGCCACGCCTTAGTGATACTATGGAAGAAGGTACTGTTGCTGCTTGGTTGAAGAAAGTTGGTGATACGGTAGAAGAAGGTGATATTTTAGCTGAAATTGAAACAGATAAAGCTACAATGGAATTTGAATCTTTCTATACAGGTACCCTATTATATATAGGTATTCAAGAGGGAGAATCTTCTCCGGTTGATGCTGTATTGGCCGTTATAGGACCTGCAGGCACAGATGTTGATGCTGTGCTTAATGCTAAGCCGTCTTCTGGTGCAAAAGCAGCGTCTTCAGATGCTAAGAAAGAAGAGCCTAAGAAAGAAGCTGCCAAAGATACTTCGGCGTCAAAACCGGTAAACGATGGTCAGCGTATTTTTGTTTCTCCTCTAGCTAAGAAAATTGCTAAAGAAAAAGGCATTGATTTATCTAGCGTTAAAGGTTCTGGGGATAACGGAAGAATCGTTAGAAAAGATGTAGAAGGTTATACGCCTGCTGCAACTGCTCAGGCTCCAAAAGCTGCTGTTCAAGCCGCTGCACCTGTAAGTGCTCCGGTAATTTTACCAGTAGGAGAAGAAAGCTCGGAAGAGGTGAAGAATTCGCAAATGCGTAAAGTCATAGCGAAAAGATTGTCAGAGTCTAAGTTTAGCGCACCTCATTATTATCTTACTATAGAGGTAGATATGAGTGATGCTATGACTTCTAGAAAGCAGATCAACGCATTGCCAGATACAAAGGTTTCTTTTAACGATATGGTTGTGAAAGCCTGTGCTATGGCACTGAAAAAGCACCCACAAGTTAATACTACTTGGAACGGGGATACTACACGTTATAACCATCATGTACATGTTGGTGTTGCTGTAGCGGTAGACGAAGGTCTTGTTGTTCCTGTATTGAAATTTACAGAGCAATTGAGTTTGACTCAGATTGGTTCAGCCGTTAAGGATTTGGCCGGTCGTGCTAGAAACAAAAAATTGACTCCAGCAGAAATGGATGGAAGTACGTTTACGGTTTCTAACTTGGGTATGTTTGGTATTACAGAGTTTACTTCAATTAT includes:
- a CDS encoding pyruvate dehydrogenase complex dihydrolipoamide acetyltransferase, yielding MAEVINMPRLSDTMEEGTVAKWLKNVGDKVEEGDILAEIETDKATMEFESFYEGTLLHIGIAEGDGAPVDSLLAIIGEEGEDISSLLNGSASTSEDEDTEEASEPESNSSESSDDASAEVPEGVEIVKMPRLSDTMEEGTVAAWLKKVGDTVEEGDILAEIETDKATMEFESFYTGTLLYIGIQEGESSPVDAVLAVIGPAGTDVDAVLNAKPSSGAKAASSDAKKEEPKKEAAKDTSASKPVNDGQRIFVSPLAKKIAKEKGIDLSSVKGSGDNGRIVRKDVEGYTPAATAQAPKAAVQAAAPVSAPVILPVGEESSEEVKNSQMRKVIAKRLSESKFSAPHYYLTIEVDMSDAMTSRKQINALPDTKVSFNDMVVKACAMALKKHPQVNTTWNGDTTRYNHHVHVGVAVAVDEGLVVPVLKFTEQLSLTQIGSAVKDLAGRARNKKLTPAEMDGSTFTVSNLGMFGITEFTSIINQPNSAILSVGAIVQKPVVREGQIVVGNTMKVTLACDHRTVDGATAAQFLSTLRAYLENPVTMLA